A section of the Lampris incognitus isolate fLamInc1 chromosome 8, fLamInc1.hap2, whole genome shotgun sequence genome encodes:
- the slc47a2.1 gene encoding multidrug and toxin extrusion protein 1 has product MEDSTVKTQHKSGAKGLSTTDGHAVGSWLESVRRRIPASYKEEMLKLLKLAGPVLISQLMVFLIGFVSTVFCGHLGKTELAGVALAIAVINVTGISIGSGLASACDTLMSQTYGSGNLKRVGVILQRGVLILLLACFPCWAILINTEPILLAVRQSPEVARLAQLYVEIFMPALPAAFIYQLQGKYLQNQGIIWPQVITGAIGNVFNVVVNYIFLYFLDLGVAGSAAANAISQFSLAVFLYIYICCAGLHKATWAGWSCDCLQEWGPFIQLAIPSMLMFCLEWWLYEIGGFLAGVISEVELGAQSIVYELATIAYMFPMGFSVAVSVRVGNALGAGNTEQAKLSSKVSLVSAFIVSCFVGAFLGVTRDVIGYIFTTDEEIVQRVSDVMVMYGFIHLADATAGVTGGIVRGAGKQTTGALCNLVGFYFIGFPIGASLMFTAKLGIVGLWSGLFICVIIQSVFFIVYLCKLNWKKATEEALSRAGVQVTGKEMLKMENEERSMAALDSTPKQTLVKTTASSFQSVEEGTTDPGGLRSGQDRTATPTMGGVLSVRQLVLRRGLAVFLMLFILGAGIFTHELLVRLLR; this is encoded by the exons ATGGAGGACTCTACAGTGAAAACACAACATAAAAGCGGAGCAAAGGGACTCTCCACAACGGACGGCCATGCTGTTGGTTCGTGGCTGGAGAGCGTCCGGCGAAGGATACCTGCCAGCTACAAGGAGGAGATGCTCAAACTTTTAAAACTTGCAGGGCCAGTG TTAATTTCCCAGTTGATGGTCTTTCTAATTGGCTTTGTGAGCACCGTGTTTTGTGGCCACCTGGGGAAAACGGAGCTAGCCGGGGTGGCGTTAGCCATAGCG GTGATAAATGTCACCGGTATTAGTATCGGCTCTGGTTTGGCCTCAGCCTGTGATACTCTCATGTCTCAG ACTTATGGGAGCGGTAACCTGAAGCGGGTGGGAGTGATCCTCCAAAGGGGGGTCCTGATCCTGCTCCTGGCCTGTTTCCCCTGCTGGGCCATTCTCATCAACACAGAGCCCATTCTGCTGGCTGTCAGACAGAGCCCAGAGGTCGCCAG GCTCGCACAGCTGTACGTGGAGATCTTCATGCCTGCTCTACCG GCCGCCTTTATATACCAGCTGCAGGGGAAGTATCTTCAGAATCAG GGTATCATTTGGCCCCAGGTGATAACCGGAGCGATCGGGAATGTTTTTAACGTGGTGGTGAACTATATCTTCCTCTATTTTCTGGATTTGGGTGTTGC TGGATCTGCAGCAGCTAACGCCATCTCACAGTTCTCCCTGGCTGTGTTTCTCTACATTTACATCTGCTGTGCAGGGCTGCACAAGGCTACATGGGCAG GTTGGTCATGTGACTGTCTACAGGAGTGGGGTCCTTTCATCCAGCTGGCTATTCCCAGCATGCTGATGTTTTGTCTGGAATGGTGGCTGTACGAGATTGGAGGATTCCTGGCTGGTGTAATTAGTGAGGTTGAGTTGGGAGCTCAGTCCATTGTTTACGAGCTGGCCACTATTGCCTATATG TTCCCAATGGGATTCTCTGTTGCCGTCAGCGTGCGGGTTGGGAACGCTCTTGGTGCCGGGAACACGGAGCAAGCCAAGCTGTCCAGCAAGGTCTCCCTCGTCTCTGCAT TTATAGTCTCGTGCTTTGTTGGAGCTTTTCTCGGAGTGACTCGAGATGTGATTGGGTACATTTTCACCACAGACGA AGAAATTGTTCAGAGGGTATCTGATGTAATGGTGATGTATGGCTTCATACATCTTGCTGATGCCACAGCG GGTGTGACGGGCGGCATTGTCAGGGGAGCTGGGAAGCAGACGACTGGCGCTCTGTGTAACTTGGTGGGCTTTTACTTCATTGGTTTCCCCATTGGAGCATCCCTTATGTTTACTGCAAAACTGGGCATTGTAG GGCTGTGGTCAGGGCTCTTCATCTGCGTCATTATACAGTCCGTATTCTTTATCGTTTACCTGTGTAAGCTAAACTGGAAGAAAGCCACTGAAGAG GCACTGTCTAGGGCAGGAGTACAGGTGACGGGCAAAGAGATGTTAAAGATGGAAAATGAGG AGCGCTCCATGGCAGCATTAGACTCCACTCCCAAACAGACCCTGGTAAAGACCACAGCGTCTTCTTTCCAGAGTGTCGAGGAGGGGACCACAGATCCTGGAGGGCTCAGATCTGGCCAGGACAGAACAGCCACCCCGACCATGGGAGGCGTCCTGTCGGTCAGACAGCTGGTGTTACGACGTGGTCTGGCTGTGTTTTTAATGCTCTTCATACTTGGTGCAGGAATCTTCACCCATGAGCTGCTCGTCAGACTGCTCAGATAA